One window of the Microplitis demolitor isolate Queensland-Clemson2020A chromosome 10, iyMicDemo2.1a, whole genome shotgun sequence genome contains the following:
- the LOC103570474 gene encoding guanine nucleotide-binding protein subunit gamma-1, whose product MDMVITNLQQQRQVTEQLRREAAIKRITVSKAVEDIMKYITEHEQEDCLLVGFSSQKSNPFREKSSCILL is encoded by the coding sequence ATGGACATGGTGATCACGAATTTACAACAGCAACGTCAAGTGACCGAACAGCTACGACGTGAAGCCGCTATCAAGCGTATCACTGTCAGCAAAGCTGTTGAGGACATAATGAAATACATCACTGAGCATGAACAAGAGGATTGCCTGCTTGTTGGATTTTCCTCACAAAAATCAAATCCATTTCGTGAAAAAAGCTCTTGTATACTTCTATAG